From a region of the Deinococcus terrestris genome:
- the cdd gene encoding cytidine deaminase, whose product MTPEPVTADSQLLEGAKAAFRQAYAPYSRFRVGAALRTPDGRVFFGANVENASYGLARCAEQSAVQAMATAGGRTFTDLVVYSEASPPASPCGACRQILFEFAPDAQVVCVNHHGEVVSGLVRDFLPHGFRLEDRDDGHEVGAE is encoded by the coding sequence GTGACGCCTGAGCCCGTCACCGCCGATTCCCAACTGCTGGAGGGAGCGAAAGCCGCGTTCCGGCAGGCCTACGCCCCCTACAGCAGGTTCCGGGTAGGTGCCGCCCTGCGGACCCCCGACGGCCGGGTCTTTTTCGGCGCCAACGTGGAAAACGCCTCCTACGGCCTGGCCCGCTGCGCCGAGCAGTCGGCGGTGCAGGCGATGGCGACGGCGGGAGGGCGCACCTTCACCGACCTCGTGGTCTATTCCGAGGCCAGCCCGCCCGCGAGTCCCTGCGGAGCCTGCCGTCAGATTCTCTTCGAGTTCGCGCCCGACGCACAGGTGGTCTGCGTCAACCACCACGGCGAAGTGGTGAGCGGGCTGGTCCGCGACTTCCTGCCGCACGGCTTCCGGCTGGAGGACAGGGACGACGGGCACGAGGTGGGGGCGGAGTAA
- a CDS encoding hemolysin family protein — MNDLLGILALVVLVLMNGFFVATEFALVSVRRTRIDQLADEGNSTAKATQRALQNLDLYIAATQLGITMASLAIGFVAEPAIEHLIHPLLGDTGLSEGQITAISFGLAFAISTILHIVFGELAPKSWALQRSEQVSLLVTRPLLIFTAVFKWAIVGLNAMGNGVVRLFGLRGVAGHHAAYSEEEIRMIVGASSQEGVLEDDEKELVYNVFDLSDTTVREIMTPRIDMVVVDGSSPLRHLLDLNAIHGYSRVPVYQDTADNIVGIVHTGDLLAHLHELDTVRIADVMRPVFFVPEGMKIKDLLTKMREKKSHLSIVVDEFGGTSGLVTLEDALEEIVGEIYDETDEEELPLIEVLGEGRYLMDASLTVGEVEERLGTNLEDGDGEYDTLSGFMTNHFGDIPEPGQHFVHGGWVFTVEEADQRRVTRVHVERAPETMVFETYEEPARDA, encoded by the coding sequence ATGAATGATCTGCTCGGAATCCTCGCCCTCGTCGTGCTCGTGTTGATGAACGGCTTTTTCGTGGCGACCGAGTTCGCCCTCGTCAGCGTGCGGCGCACCCGGATCGACCAGCTCGCAGACGAGGGCAACAGCACCGCCAAGGCCACCCAGCGGGCGCTGCAAAACCTCGACCTGTACATCGCCGCGACCCAGCTCGGCATCACCATGGCGAGCCTCGCCATCGGCTTTGTCGCCGAACCTGCCATCGAGCACCTGATTCACCCGCTGCTGGGGGACACCGGGCTCAGCGAGGGCCAGATCACCGCGATTTCCTTCGGCCTCGCGTTTGCGATCAGCACCATCCTGCACATCGTCTTCGGGGAACTCGCGCCAAAGTCGTGGGCGCTGCAACGCTCCGAGCAGGTGTCGCTGCTGGTCACCCGGCCGCTGCTGATCTTCACGGCGGTGTTCAAGTGGGCCATCGTGGGCCTGAACGCGATGGGCAACGGCGTGGTGCGCCTCTTTGGGCTGCGCGGCGTCGCCGGACACCACGCGGCCTACTCGGAAGAGGAAATCCGCATGATCGTGGGCGCGTCGAGCCAGGAAGGCGTGCTGGAGGACGACGAGAAGGAACTCGTCTACAACGTCTTCGACCTCTCGGACACCACCGTGCGCGAGATCATGACCCCGCGCATCGACATGGTGGTCGTGGACGGGTCCAGCCCGCTGCGGCACCTGCTGGACCTCAACGCGATTCACGGGTACTCGCGGGTCCCGGTGTATCAGGACACCGCCGACAACATCGTGGGCATCGTGCATACGGGCGACCTGCTCGCGCACCTGCACGAACTCGACACCGTGCGGATCGCCGACGTGATGCGCCCCGTCTTCTTCGTGCCCGAAGGCATGAAGATCAAGGACCTGCTCACCAAGATGCGGGAAAAGAAGTCGCACCTCAGCATCGTGGTGGACGAGTTCGGCGGCACCTCGGGCCTGGTCACGTTGGAAGACGCCCTCGAAGAGATCGTGGGCGAGATCTACGACGAGACCGACGAGGAGGAACTGCCCTTGATCGAGGTGCTGGGCGAGGGCCGCTACCTGATGGACGCCAGCCTGACAGTGGGCGAGGTCGAAGAGCGCCTGGGCACCAATCTGGAGGACGGTGACGGCGAGTACGATACCCTGTCGGGGTTCATGACCAACCATTTCGGCGATATCCCGGAACCCGGACAGCATTTCGTCCATGGCGGCTGGGTCTTCACGGTCGAAGAGGCCGATCAGCGCCGCGTGACCCGCGTCCACGTGGAACGTGCCCCCGAGACGATGGTCTTCGAGACCTACGAGGAGCCCGCCCGTGACGCCTGA
- a CDS encoding diacylglycerol kinase has protein sequence MRSDGSALSPSRWWRSAGFAWAGVRHVYRTQANFRIEVWAGVLALGLALGLGVPLSPILLACGLVLSVELLNTALEAVVDLASPEWHPLAKVAKDAAAGAVLVASLGALGVGLAVLGPPLLRLLTG, from the coding sequence GTGAGGTCGGACGGCTCGGCTCTCAGCCCCAGCCGCTGGTGGCGCTCGGCGGGCTTTGCGTGGGCCGGGGTGCGGCACGTCTACCGCACGCAGGCCAACTTCCGCATCGAGGTCTGGGCGGGCGTGCTGGCGCTGGGGTTGGCGCTGGGGCTGGGCGTGCCGCTCTCCCCCATTCTGCTGGCCTGCGGGCTGGTCCTGAGCGTGGAGCTGCTGAATACGGCACTGGAGGCGGTGGTGGACCTCGCCTCGCCCGAGTGGCATCCGCTGGCAAAGGTGGCGAAAGACGCGGCGGCGGGGGCCGTGCTGGTCGCCAGCCTGGGGGCGCTGGGGGTCGGATTGGCCGTGCTGGGGCCGCCCCTGCTGCGACTCTTGACGGGGTAG
- the ybeY gene encoding rRNA maturation RNase YbeY, with the protein MIDLVARKTPPPGLRPALRSALGAAMRHFGVEDREVTVVLVGDRTIRQLKREHWGEDAPTDVLSFPTWEPGDPFMPPHLGDIIISLDTAGRQAQARGHSLTREVALLASHGLTHLVGHDHPHAEGLGFEEGATGEEWQVFHDAWAAAREALPPEAPSPEA; encoded by the coding sequence GTGATCGACCTCGTCGCCCGCAAGACCCCGCCGCCCGGCCTGCGCCCCGCCCTGCGTTCTGCGCTGGGGGCGGCGATGCGGCACTTCGGGGTGGAGGACCGCGAGGTGACGGTCGTGCTGGTCGGGGACCGGACCATCCGTCAGCTCAAGCGCGAGCACTGGGGCGAGGACGCGCCCACCGACGTGCTGAGCTTTCCGACCTGGGAACCCGGCGACCCCTTCATGCCGCCGCACCTGGGGGACATCATCATCAGCCTGGACACGGCGGGACGGCAGGCGCAGGCGCGGGGGCACAGCCTGACGCGGGAGGTCGCCCTGCTCGCCAGCCACGGCCTGACCCACCTCGTCGGCCATGACCACCCCCACGCCGAGGGCCTGGGCTTCGAGGAAGGGGCGACTGGCGAGGAGTGGCAGGTCTTCCACGACGCCTGGGCCGCCGCCCGCGAGGCGCTGCCGCCCGAGGCTCCGTCGCCTGAAGCCTGA
- a CDS encoding MMPL family transporter has protein sequence MASSSPPRFMRLLVPLLLILVWFGAAGIGGPYFGRVEEVSTNDQATFLPTSADATQVAARLPDFLGDRTIPGIAVFTAEEPLTAEALATLREAVAALGELGAVEGVSPLIPSEDGLAAQAFLPINADSDIAEVVAEVRGELREAVPAGVTPHVTGPAGFTGDLTAAFGGIDGLLLLVALGAVLVILLAVYRSVLLPVVVLLTSLFALCVALLVNWWLAKWGVFTLTGQTQGILFILVIGAATDYSLLYTARYAEELRRHADKYGATLAALKGSLEPVLASGGTVIAGLLCLLLSDLGSNQSLGPVAAVGIIFSMLAALTLLPALLYVLGRGAYWPQRPVYDPSRTDEAQTSAGVYARIGRWIARRPRAAWIGATALLALGAAFAPGLRADGVAQSELVLGTSDARDGQRALAEHFPGGSGNPAYVLTSQERLEEVATTLLAEDGVASVTVLSEDSPSGSAPVTGDGIQAFGPPGTPAPAPTVRGGEVLLQATLDDPADSPGAEATVRALRERLSGEALIGGSTAVAIDTTDTSIRDRNLIIPLILAVIFVILVALLRSVLMPALLMATTVLSFATALGVSALVFNGVLDLPGADPSVPLYGFVFLVALGIDYNIFLMTRVREEALHHGTRPGILRGLAVTGGVITSAGLVLAATFAALAVIPILFLLQLAFIVAFGVLLDTFLVRTVLVPALAYDLGPRSWWPVRLKSDQGTAPSPPAAVPDTP, from the coding sequence ATGGCTTCGTCATCTCCACCACGGTTCATGCGGCTGCTGGTGCCGCTGCTCCTCATCCTGGTCTGGTTCGGCGCGGCCGGAATCGGCGGCCCCTACTTCGGCCGGGTGGAGGAGGTATCCACCAACGACCAGGCCACCTTCCTGCCCACCAGCGCGGACGCGACCCAGGTCGCCGCCCGCCTGCCGGACTTTCTGGGGGACCGCACCATTCCGGGGATCGCCGTCTTCACGGCCGAGGAGCCGCTGACCGCCGAGGCCCTGGCCACGCTGCGGGAGGCGGTGGCCGCGCTGGGCGAGCTGGGGGCGGTCGAGGGCGTCTCCCCCCTGATTCCCTCCGAGGATGGGCTGGCGGCCCAGGCCTTCCTCCCCATCAACGCCGACTCGGACATCGCGGAGGTGGTGGCAGAGGTGCGCGGCGAGCTGCGGGAGGCGGTGCCGGCGGGCGTGACCCCCCACGTGACGGGACCTGCCGGATTCACCGGAGACCTCACGGCGGCCTTCGGCGGGATTGACGGCCTGCTGCTCCTCGTGGCGCTGGGGGCGGTGCTGGTGATTTTGCTCGCCGTATACCGCTCGGTGCTGCTGCCGGTGGTCGTGCTGCTGACCAGCCTCTTTGCCCTGTGCGTGGCGCTGCTGGTGAACTGGTGGCTGGCGAAATGGGGGGTCTTTACCCTGACCGGGCAGACGCAGGGCATCCTGTTCATCCTGGTGATCGGCGCGGCGACCGACTACTCGCTGCTGTACACGGCGCGGTACGCGGAGGAACTGCGCCGCCACGCGGACAAGTACGGGGCGACCCTGGCCGCGCTGAAGGGTTCGCTGGAACCGGTGCTGGCGTCGGGCGGCACCGTGATCGCCGGGCTGCTGTGCCTGCTGCTCAGCGACCTGGGGTCCAACCAGTCGCTGGGGCCGGTGGCGGCGGTGGGCATCATCTTTTCCATGCTGGCCGCGCTGACGCTGCTGCCCGCGCTGCTGTACGTGCTGGGGCGGGGCGCCTACTGGCCGCAGCGCCCGGTCTACGACCCCTCGCGCACCGACGAGGCGCAGACCTCGGCGGGGGTCTACGCCCGCATCGGCCGCTGGATCGCCCGCCGCCCCCGCGCCGCCTGGATCGGGGCGACGGCGCTGCTGGCGCTGGGCGCCGCCTTCGCGCCGGGCCTGCGGGCCGACGGGGTGGCCCAGAGCGAACTCGTGCTGGGCACGTCCGACGCCCGCGACGGGCAGCGGGCGCTGGCCGAGCACTTCCCCGGCGGCTCCGGGAACCCGGCCTATGTCCTGACCAGTCAGGAGCGTCTGGAGGAGGTCGCCACGACCTTGCTCGCCGAAGACGGCGTGGCGTCGGTGACGGTGCTGAGCGAGGACTCGCCCTCGGGGTCGGCCCCGGTGACGGGGGACGGCATCCAGGCATTCGGACCTCCCGGCACCCCGGCCCCGGCGCCGACGGTGAGGGGCGGCGAGGTGCTGCTTCAGGCCACTCTGGACGACCCCGCCGACAGCCCAGGGGCCGAGGCCACCGTGCGGGCGCTGCGGGAGCGGCTCTCGGGCGAGGCGCTGATCGGAGGGAGCACCGCCGTCGCCATCGACACGACCGACACGTCCATCCGCGACCGCAATCTGATCATCCCGCTGATCCTGGCGGTGATCTTCGTGATTCTGGTGGCGCTGCTGCGCAGCGTGCTGATGCCCGCGCTGCTGATGGCGACCACCGTGCTGTCCTTCGCCACGGCGCTGGGGGTATCGGCCCTGGTCTTCAACGGCGTGCTGGACCTGCCGGGGGCCGACCCCTCGGTACCGCTCTACGGCTTCGTGTTTCTGGTGGCGCTGGGGATCGACTACAACATCTTTTTAATGACCCGCGTGCGCGAGGAAGCCCTGCACCACGGCACCCGGCCCGGCATCCTGCGGGGGCTGGCGGTGACCGGGGGCGTCATCACGTCGGCGGGGCTGGTGCTGGCGGCGACCTTTGCAGCACTGGCCGTCATCCCGATCCTGTTCCTGCTGCAACTCGCCTTTATCGTGGCCTTCGGGGTGCTGCTGGACACCTTCCTGGTCCGCACGGTGCTGGTGCCCGCGCTGGCCTACGACCTGGGGCCGCGCTCGTGGTGGCCGGTGCGGTTAAAGTCGGACCAGGGGACCGCGCCGAGTCCGCCAGCCGCCGTGCCCGACACACCCTGA